In one Komagataeibacter sp. FNDCR2 genomic region, the following are encoded:
- a CDS encoding MFS transporter yields MTTGETATDARSRRAIPARYVFFFLVFLMYAISYGDRAALSIALPTMGKEFSLTPVQMGWVSSSFLWSYFLLNLPSTIVLDMVGARAIGSLAVGVWSFAMLLGGMVQNITQFLLTRMLLGVGEAPTFGVGATVVRNWALPRERGSVMTILLTGMQLGLAGGTIAGAYLITFFGWRFEFMALGCVGIAWALVWWLVYRDPEEKADAPRRKPISIGEIRNLFRSSSFIGILVVQCTQNYLNFLVMSWMPLYLIHELHINITGTGNSTALCYLVAAIGAVIIGRILEHFVFRNGIHPPHRRFVVATCLVGAATIGLLPHFHTMTPILLVLSGALACLIAANGANTALLTDMVEDGRKMGAVTGVTLTCSNSLGLLSPILTGYIVSWTGSFDMAWYMCALALIVAALLSLAMVRTPIRMDGRAG; encoded by the coding sequence GTGACAACAGGTGAAACCGCCACTGACGCACGAAGCAGGCGTGCTATTCCCGCCCGCTACGTGTTCTTCTTCCTCGTCTTCCTGATGTACGCCATCAGCTATGGCGACCGTGCCGCGCTGTCCATCGCCCTGCCGACAATGGGCAAGGAATTTTCCCTGACGCCGGTGCAGATGGGCTGGGTCTCGTCCAGTTTCCTGTGGTCGTATTTCCTGCTCAACCTGCCTTCCACCATCGTGCTCGACATGGTGGGCGCGCGCGCCATCGGCAGTCTGGCCGTGGGGGTGTGGTCGTTCGCCATGCTGCTGGGCGGCATGGTGCAGAACATTACGCAGTTCCTGCTCACCCGGATGCTGCTGGGCGTGGGGGAAGCCCCGACCTTTGGCGTGGGGGCGACCGTCGTGCGTAACTGGGCGCTGCCCAGGGAGCGGGGATCGGTCATGACCATACTGCTGACCGGCATGCAGCTTGGCCTGGCCGGTGGCACGATCGCGGGGGCCTATCTCATCACCTTCTTTGGCTGGCGCTTTGAGTTCATGGCGCTGGGCTGTGTCGGTATCGCGTGGGCGCTGGTCTGGTGGCTGGTTTACCGCGACCCGGAGGAAAAAGCCGACGCGCCACGGCGCAAACCCATCTCGATCGGGGAAATACGCAACCTGTTCCGCTCATCCTCCTTCATCGGGATACTGGTGGTGCAGTGTACGCAGAATTACCTGAACTTCCTGGTCATGTCGTGGATGCCGCTGTACCTTATCCATGAACTGCACATCAACATTACCGGCACCGGCAACAGTACGGCCCTGTGCTATCTGGTGGCGGCCATTGGCGCGGTCATTATCGGGCGGATACTGGAGCATTTCGTCTTCCGCAACGGTATCCACCCGCCGCACCGGCGTTTTGTCGTCGCCACCTGCCTTGTCGGGGCGGCGACAATCGGGCTGCTGCCGCATTTCCATACCATGACACCCATCCTGCTGGTGCTGTCCGGCGCGCTGGCCTGCCTGATCGCGGCCAATGGCGCCAATACCGCGCTGCTGACCGACATGGTGGAAGACGGGCGGAAGATGGGTGCCGTAACGGGCGTCACACTCACATGCAGCAATTCGCTGGGGCTGCTCTCCCCCATCCTGACCGGATATATCGTCTCATGGACCGGCAGCTTCGACATGGCATGGTATATGTGCGCGCTGGCCCTGATTGTCGCGGCCCTGCTGTCGCTGGCCATGGTGCGCACCCCGATCCGGATGGACGGACGGGCGGGATAA
- a CDS encoding DMT family transporter → MKHDLKRGALLLASATFFTAALNALQKLTGSSLPALEIIFFRNLFSLPFVLLIAARTGIVLKTHHFGGHVLRSVVGLVSMIMVVITVTRLPLAEQQVLSYTQPLFLVLLSIPLLHERPSLQRWVAVSIGFSGVIVVALGKGLLHGAGSAVPSWAYFMALAQGAVGALTTMQIRQLSATESSTTIALWQAILMTVMTALPLPFIWTTPGLTEAACLVAVGAFAGIAQVLQTEAFASAQVSAIGPFAYSGLLWAALIGWFGFGEMPGIAMVMGGLLIIGSGVWMLRHDRPAKRKIVAEGTMDAATGTPP, encoded by the coding sequence ATGAAGCATGACCTGAAACGTGGGGCACTCCTTCTGGCATCGGCGACGTTTTTTACCGCCGCCCTCAATGCCCTGCAGAAACTGACAGGATCGAGCCTTCCCGCCCTTGAGATCATTTTCTTCCGAAACCTGTTTTCCCTGCCCTTCGTGCTGCTGATCGCGGCGCGCACGGGCATTGTACTGAAAACACATCATTTCGGGGGCCATGTGCTGCGCTCGGTTGTCGGGCTGGTCAGCATGATCATGGTGGTGATAACCGTAACGCGCCTGCCACTGGCGGAGCAGCAGGTCCTGTCCTACACGCAGCCACTGTTCCTGGTCCTGCTGTCCATCCCGCTCCTGCATGAACGGCCGTCGCTCCAGCGGTGGGTTGCGGTCTCGATCGGGTTTTCCGGCGTGATCGTGGTCGCGCTGGGCAAGGGGCTGCTGCATGGCGCGGGCAGCGCCGTCCCGAGCTGGGCCTATTTCATGGCGCTGGCGCAGGGGGCCGTGGGCGCCCTGACCACCATGCAGATCCGCCAGCTTTCCGCCACGGAATCCAGCACCACCATCGCCCTGTGGCAGGCCATCCTGATGACGGTCATGACCGCGCTGCCCCTGCCCTTCATCTGGACTACGCCCGGCCTGACCGAGGCCGCCTGCCTTGTCGCCGTGGGGGCCTTCGCCGGTATCGCGCAGGTGCTGCAGACCGAAGCCTTCGCCTCGGCACAGGTTTCAGCCATTGGTCCCTTCGCCTATTCGGGGCTGCTTTGGGCCGCGCTCATCGGGTGGTTCGGCTTTGGGGAAATGCCCGGCATCGCCATGGTGATGGGTGGGCTGCTGATCATCGGCTCAGGCGTGTGGATGCTGCGCCATGACCGCCCCGCGAAACGCAAGATCGTGGCCGAGGGAACAATGGATGCGGCCACGGGCACCCCACCATGA
- a CDS encoding LamB/YcsF family protein, with amino-acid sequence MKIDLNSDMGEGFGRWRIADDDGLMDTVSSANIACGFHAGDYAIMDRTVRLAKEKGVGIGAHPGLPDLTGFGRRAMAVSDADMESMLCYQIGALQGIAARHGHRVTHVSYHAAFGNMANADEALALRLTRAIAALDRELSVFCMPGQATERAAEKAGLRARTLFLADRAYTTQGTLVPRGQPGAVIHDLASVRARVNQFLHDGSVTTIDGTRLPVRARSILVHSDTPGSLELARAIRAEIEVSGGVLTPACELGD; translated from the coding sequence ATGAAGATCGACCTCAATTCCGACATGGGCGAAGGCTTTGGCCGCTGGCGCATTGCCGATGATGACGGGCTGATGGATACCGTCTCCTCGGCCAATATCGCCTGCGGTTTCCATGCGGGTGACTACGCCATCATGGACCGCACCGTGCGGCTGGCGAAGGAAAAGGGCGTTGGTATCGGCGCACATCCCGGCCTGCCGGACCTGACCGGTTTCGGGCGGCGCGCCATGGCCGTATCCGATGCGGATATGGAATCCATGCTGTGCTACCAGATCGGCGCCCTGCAGGGCATTGCCGCGCGCCACGGCCATCGGGTGACGCATGTCAGCTACCATGCCGCGTTCGGTAACATGGCCAATGCGGATGAAGCCCTCGCCCTGCGCCTGACCCGCGCCATCGCCGCGCTGGACCGGGAACTGAGCGTGTTCTGCATGCCCGGTCAGGCAACGGAACGGGCCGCTGAAAAAGCCGGGCTGCGGGCACGGACCCTGTTCCTGGCCGACCGGGCATATACGACACAGGGCACGCTGGTTCCGCGCGGGCAGCCCGGTGCGGTCATCCATGATCTGGCATCCGTACGGGCCCGCGTGAACCAGTTCCTGCACGATGGGTCCGTCACGACCATCGACGGCACGCGCCTGCCGGTCAGGGCCCGGTCCATTCTGGTACATAGCGACACCCCCGGTTCACTGGAACTGGCCCGCGCCATCCGCGCGGAAATCGAGGTCAGCGGCGGCGTGCTGACCCCGGCCTGCGAGCTTGGGGACTGA
- a CDS encoding biotin-dependent carboxyltransferase family protein: protein MITILETSALNTVQDLGRPGYRDLGVGTSGVMDPLALQVGNILLGNEVDDACIELQTYPFALRFDAATSFVVTGIDAVIELDGLTILPWMVATAAAGQELRVGPPRKGARGYICVTGGIEVPVVLGSRSTQLRGGFGGLDGRPLEAGDTLEITGAPPEVSGYGALPPTTVLDTVAGQDDSKLIHLRAMTATDYGLFTPEAQERLWNTQWRITPQSNRVGYRLTGEPLELRHRVELRSYGVVAGIVQVPPAGEPIVQLADANTVGGYPRIATVIEADLWRLAQARIGTRIQLHECSFEQGVAAMRPVNAYLDDLRMMVAHYRASARRRTGVKSGDKA from the coding sequence GTGATTACGATCCTTGAAACATCAGCCCTGAACACGGTGCAGGATCTGGGTCGCCCCGGTTACCGTGATCTCGGCGTGGGCACATCGGGGGTGATGGACCCCCTTGCCTTGCAGGTGGGCAATATCCTGCTGGGCAATGAGGTCGATGATGCCTGCATCGAGCTCCAGACCTATCCGTTCGCCCTGCGATTTGACGCGGCGACCAGCTTTGTAGTGACCGGCATCGACGCCGTGATCGAGCTTGATGGCCTGACCATCCTGCCATGGATGGTCGCAACGGCGGCGGCAGGGCAGGAACTTCGCGTGGGACCACCCCGAAAAGGTGCGCGCGGCTATATCTGCGTTACGGGCGGGATCGAGGTGCCGGTTGTGCTGGGTTCGCGCAGCACGCAGCTACGTGGCGGCTTTGGCGGGCTGGACGGCCGCCCGCTGGAGGCGGGTGACACGCTGGAAATTACTGGCGCCCCGCCCGAGGTCTCGGGTTATGGCGCCCTTCCCCCCACTACGGTTCTGGATACCGTAGCCGGGCAGGATGACAGCAAGCTCATCCACCTGCGCGCCATGACAGCGACCGATTACGGGCTTTTTACGCCTGAGGCACAGGAACGCCTGTGGAACACCCAGTGGCGCATCACACCCCAGAGCAATCGCGTGGGCTACCGTCTGACGGGCGAACCGCTTGAGCTGCGCCATCGGGTGGAGCTGCGTTCCTACGGTGTCGTTGCCGGTATCGTGCAGGTTCCGCCCGCGGGCGAGCCGATCGTGCAACTGGCCGACGCCAATACCGTTGGCGGCTATCCCCGCATCGCCACCGTGATCGAAGCCGACCTGTGGCGTCTGGCGCAGGCGCGTATCGGCACGCGCATCCAGTTGCATGAATGCAGCTTCGAACAGGGTGTCGCGGCCATGCGGCCGGTCAACGCCTATCTTGACGACCTGCGCATGATGGTTGCCCATTACCGCGCATCCGCCCGCCGCCGCACTGGTGTAAAGTCTGGAGACAAGGCATGA
- the pxpB gene encoding 5-oxoprolinase subunit PxpB, producing the protein MKNDVERDTGAAPAISMIGTRAMLFEAPGDFTMAHQRRIWALMDAARARPDVRELIPGVTNLMLVFSAPPASPEAVAEWLRHAWDTLPERHIEGRLFEIGVRYGGALGEDLAAVCAHAGLPPQEVISIHHGSEYTVCAIGSAPGFGYLHGLDPRIATPRKTVPSLNMQAGTVIIGGMQAGISALTGPNGWNSIGYTELRLFDPDRQPPALFAVGDRIRFYPESIEL; encoded by the coding sequence ATGAAGAACGATGTGGAGCGCGATACAGGTGCGGCTCCTGCCATAAGCATGATCGGCACGCGCGCCATGCTGTTCGAGGCGCCGGGTGATTTTACCATGGCCCATCAGCGCCGCATCTGGGCACTGATGGACGCGGCGCGGGCCCGGCCCGACGTGCGGGAGCTTATTCCCGGCGTGACCAACCTCATGCTGGTCTTTTCCGCCCCGCCCGCAAGCCCCGAAGCCGTGGCCGAGTGGCTGCGCCATGCATGGGACACCCTGCCCGAACGGCATATCGAGGGCCGCCTGTTTGAAATCGGCGTGCGCTACGGTGGCGCGCTGGGTGAAGATCTTGCAGCGGTCTGCGCCCATGCAGGCCTGCCGCCGCAGGAGGTGATTTCCATCCACCATGGCAGCGAGTACACGGTCTGCGCCATAGGCAGCGCGCCGGGCTTTGGGTACCTGCACGGGCTGGATCCGCGCATCGCAACGCCCCGCAAGACCGTGCCGTCGCTGAACATGCAGGCCGGGACGGTCATCATCGGCGGCATGCAGGCTGGCATTTCCGCGCTGACCGGGCCTAATGGATGGAATTCCATCGGTTATACGGAGTTGCGCCTGTTTGATCCCGACAGGCAGCCGCCCGCCCTGTTTGCCGTTGGCGACCGCATCCGCTTTTATCCGGAAAGCATAGAGCTGTGA